Proteins found in one Mangifera indica cultivar Alphonso chromosome 15, CATAS_Mindica_2.1, whole genome shotgun sequence genomic segment:
- the LOC123197165 gene encoding protein root UVB sensitive 1, chloroplastic isoform X3 — translation MGCASRPLFLSGTLVSTPIVSLTNRTSPTIPLLLPSHPKHRTINSLPFNKFHFHPRLTNDGIDYGGWNNNNNNNNNNSNNNSNSWWWWHDGDDSSESFYQFLFFISSLLCCFCHFQLATALARTQDEDNDAVWEVKGSKWTRVIPDFSKDAFVVTNETASEASLSPMLSVGDLWCRCRDLMMQLMLPEGFPNSVTSDYLDYSLWRGVQGVASQISGVLATQALLYAVGLGKGAIPTAAAINWVLKDGIGYLSKIMLSKFGRHFDVHPKGWRLFADLLENAAFGLEMLTPAFPHYFVIIGAAAGAGRSAAALIQAATRSCFYAGFAAQRNFAEVIAKGEAQGMVSKSIGIILGITLANHIGSSTPLALTSFGVVTWIHMFCNLKSYQSIELRTLNPYRASLVFSEYLLSGQAPPVKEVNDDEPLFPALHFLNIKPAKKVVLKESSSPLDMLKSLFQVNYLYWLERNAGIVARGASTDCRQGGRLQISLEYVQREFNHVKSDSAAAGWVTDGLIARPLPNRFRPGCLGSLTSS, via the exons ATGGGTTGCGCTAGCAGGCCCTTGTTCCTTTCTGGAACTTTGGTTTCCACCCCAATAGTATCACTCACTAACAGAACCTCACCAACCATACCTCTCCTGCTTCCTTCACACCCTAAACATCGTACCATCAACTCCTTACCGTTTAACAAGTTTCATTTTCATCCCCGCTTAACCAATGACGGCATCGATTACGGCGGTTGgaacaacaacaataacaataacaacaataacagtaataataatagtaattctTGGTGGTGGTGGCACGATGGAGATGATTCTTCGGaatctttttatcaatttctCTTCTTCATATCTTCCCTTTTGTGCTGTTTCTGTCACTTCCAATTGGCTACTGCACTAGCAAGAACTCAAGATGAAGACAACGACGCTGTTTGGGAAGTCAAGGGAAGCAAGTGGACAAGAGTCATCCCTGATTTTTCAAAAGATGCATTCGTTGTTACAAATGAAACTGCAAGTGAAGCTTCATTATCACCTATGTTATCTGTTGGAGATTTATGGTGTCGGTGCAGGGACCTCATGATGCAGCTGATGCTCCCCGAAGGTTTTCCTAATAGTGTTACCAGCGATTACTTGGACTACTCTCTTTGGCGAGGCGTACAAGGCGTTGCCAGCCAAATTAGTGGTGTTCTCGCCACTCAG GCGTTGCTTTATGCTGTTGGATTGGGGAAAGGGGCTATTCCAACGGCAGCTGCAATCAATTGGGTGCTCAAAGATGGAATTGGGTATCTTAGCAAAATCATGTTATCAAAATTTGGAAGGCATTTCGATGTTCATCCCAAAGGGTGGAGATTGTTTGCTGATCTTTTGGAAAATGCTGCTTTTGGATTGGAGATGCTAACTCCTGCTTTTCCACACTATTTTGTTATCATTGGTGCGGCTGCTGGAGCTGGTCGCTCTGCAGCTGCACTCATTCAG GCTGCAACAAGGAGTTGTTTCTATGCTGGTTTTGCAGCGCAAAGAAATTTTGCTGAG gtaATTGCTAAGGGCGAAGCACAAGGAATGGTGAGCAAATCTATTGGTATTATCCTAGGTATCACACTGGCTAACCACATAGGCTCCTCTACGCCTCTTGCTCTCACTTCCTTTGGTGTTGTCACATGGATTCACATGTTCTGTAATCTAAAGTCATATCAGTCTATTGAACTAAGGACTTTAAATCCCTATCGTGCAA GTTTGGTGTTCAGTGAATATCTCCTTAGTGGCCAAGCTCCTCCAGTCAAAGAAGTTAATGATGACGAACCACTTTTTCCAGCTTTACACTTCCTAAATATAAAGCCAGCAAAGAAA GTTGTGCTTAAAGAAAGCTCCTCACCTCTAGACATGCTGAAGTCATTGTTCCAAGTCAATTATCTGTACTGGTTGGAGAGAAATGCTGGAATTGTAGCAAGAGGTGCCTCCACTGACTGCAGACAAGGTGGAAGGCTACAAATATCTCTAGAGTATGTGCAAAGGGAATTCAACCATGTCAAGAGTGACAGTGCAGCAGCAGGCTGGGTCACTGATGGACTTATAGCAAGGCCTTTACCTAATAGGTTTCGTCCTGGTTGTCTTGGGTCTTTGACTTCAAGTTAA
- the LOC123197165 gene encoding protein root UVB sensitive 1, chloroplastic isoform X1: protein MGCASRPLFLSGTLVSTPIVSLTNRTSPTIPLLLPSHPKHRTINSLPFNKFHFHPRLTNDGIDYGGWNNNNNNNNNNSNNNSNSWWWWHDGDDSSESFYQFLFFISSLLCCFCHFQLATALARTQDEDNDAVWEVKGSKWTRVIPDFSKDAFVVTNETASEASLSPMLSVGDLWCRCRDLMMQLMLPEGFPNSVTSDYLDYSLWRGVQGVASQISGVLATQALLYAVGLGKGAIPTAAAINWVLKDGIGYLSKIMLSKFGRHFDVHPKGWRLFADLLENAAFGLEMLTPAFPHYFVIIGAAAGAGRSAAALIQAATRSCFYAGFAAQRNFAEVIAKGEAQGMVSKSIGIILGITLANHIGSSTPLALTSFGVVTWIHMFCNLKSYQSIELRTLNPYRASLVFSEYLLSGQAPPVKEVNDDEPLFPALHFLNIKPAKKLQSVALSSEAKDAAADIECRLHLGSNLSGVVNNREDALALLNLYKDEHYILTEHDGKFCVVLKESSSPLDMLKSLFQVNYLYWLERNAGIVARGASTDCRQGGRLQISLEYVQREFNHVKSDSAAAGWVTDGLIARPLPNRFRPGCLGSLTSS, encoded by the exons ATGGGTTGCGCTAGCAGGCCCTTGTTCCTTTCTGGAACTTTGGTTTCCACCCCAATAGTATCACTCACTAACAGAACCTCACCAACCATACCTCTCCTGCTTCCTTCACACCCTAAACATCGTACCATCAACTCCTTACCGTTTAACAAGTTTCATTTTCATCCCCGCTTAACCAATGACGGCATCGATTACGGCGGTTGgaacaacaacaataacaataacaacaataacagtaataataatagtaattctTGGTGGTGGTGGCACGATGGAGATGATTCTTCGGaatctttttatcaatttctCTTCTTCATATCTTCCCTTTTGTGCTGTTTCTGTCACTTCCAATTGGCTACTGCACTAGCAAGAACTCAAGATGAAGACAACGACGCTGTTTGGGAAGTCAAGGGAAGCAAGTGGACAAGAGTCATCCCTGATTTTTCAAAAGATGCATTCGTTGTTACAAATGAAACTGCAAGTGAAGCTTCATTATCACCTATGTTATCTGTTGGAGATTTATGGTGTCGGTGCAGGGACCTCATGATGCAGCTGATGCTCCCCGAAGGTTTTCCTAATAGTGTTACCAGCGATTACTTGGACTACTCTCTTTGGCGAGGCGTACAAGGCGTTGCCAGCCAAATTAGTGGTGTTCTCGCCACTCAG GCGTTGCTTTATGCTGTTGGATTGGGGAAAGGGGCTATTCCAACGGCAGCTGCAATCAATTGGGTGCTCAAAGATGGAATTGGGTATCTTAGCAAAATCATGTTATCAAAATTTGGAAGGCATTTCGATGTTCATCCCAAAGGGTGGAGATTGTTTGCTGATCTTTTGGAAAATGCTGCTTTTGGATTGGAGATGCTAACTCCTGCTTTTCCACACTATTTTGTTATCATTGGTGCGGCTGCTGGAGCTGGTCGCTCTGCAGCTGCACTCATTCAG GCTGCAACAAGGAGTTGTTTCTATGCTGGTTTTGCAGCGCAAAGAAATTTTGCTGAG gtaATTGCTAAGGGCGAAGCACAAGGAATGGTGAGCAAATCTATTGGTATTATCCTAGGTATCACACTGGCTAACCACATAGGCTCCTCTACGCCTCTTGCTCTCACTTCCTTTGGTGTTGTCACATGGATTCACATGTTCTGTAATCTAAAGTCATATCAGTCTATTGAACTAAGGACTTTAAATCCCTATCGTGCAA GTTTGGTGTTCAGTGAATATCTCCTTAGTGGCCAAGCTCCTCCAGTCAAAGAAGTTAATGATGACGAACCACTTTTTCCAGCTTTACACTTCCTAAATATAAAGCCAGCAAAGAAA TTACAGTCAGTGGCTCTATCTTCGGAAGCAAAGGATGCAGCTGCTGATATTGAGTGTCGACTGCATCTGGGATCAAATCTCAGTGGTGTAGTTAACAATAGGGAGGATGCCCTTGCattgttaaatttatataaagatGAACACTATATTTTGACTGAGCATGATGGAAAATTCTGT GTTGTGCTTAAAGAAAGCTCCTCACCTCTAGACATGCTGAAGTCATTGTTCCAAGTCAATTATCTGTACTGGTTGGAGAGAAATGCTGGAATTGTAGCAAGAGGTGCCTCCACTGACTGCAGACAAGGTGGAAGGCTACAAATATCTCTAGAGTATGTGCAAAGGGAATTCAACCATGTCAAGAGTGACAGTGCAGCAGCAGGCTGGGTCACTGATGGACTTATAGCAAGGCCTTTACCTAATAGGTTTCGTCCTGGTTGTCTTGGGTCTTTGACTTCAAGTTAA
- the LOC123197165 gene encoding protein root UVB sensitive 1, chloroplastic isoform X2, with translation MGCASRPLFLSGTLVSTPIVSLTNRTSPTIPLLLPSHPKHRTINSLPFNKFHFHPRLTNDGIDYGGWNNNNNNNNNNSNNNSNSWWWWHDGDDSSESFYQFLFFISSLLCCFCHFQLATALARTQDEDNDAVWEVKGSKWTRVIPDFSKDAFVVTNETASEASLSPMLSVGDLWCRCRDLMMQLMLPEGFPNSVTSDYLDYSLWRGVQGVASQISGVLATQALLYAVGLGKGAIPTAAAINWVLKDGIGYLSKIMLSKFGRHFDVHPKGWRLFADLLENAAFGLEMLTPAFPHYFVIIGAAAGAGRSAAALIQVIAKGEAQGMVSKSIGIILGITLANHIGSSTPLALTSFGVVTWIHMFCNLKSYQSIELRTLNPYRASLVFSEYLLSGQAPPVKEVNDDEPLFPALHFLNIKPAKKLQSVALSSEAKDAAADIECRLHLGSNLSGVVNNREDALALLNLYKDEHYILTEHDGKFCVVLKESSSPLDMLKSLFQVNYLYWLERNAGIVARGASTDCRQGGRLQISLEYVQREFNHVKSDSAAAGWVTDGLIARPLPNRFRPGCLGSLTSS, from the exons ATGGGTTGCGCTAGCAGGCCCTTGTTCCTTTCTGGAACTTTGGTTTCCACCCCAATAGTATCACTCACTAACAGAACCTCACCAACCATACCTCTCCTGCTTCCTTCACACCCTAAACATCGTACCATCAACTCCTTACCGTTTAACAAGTTTCATTTTCATCCCCGCTTAACCAATGACGGCATCGATTACGGCGGTTGgaacaacaacaataacaataacaacaataacagtaataataatagtaattctTGGTGGTGGTGGCACGATGGAGATGATTCTTCGGaatctttttatcaatttctCTTCTTCATATCTTCCCTTTTGTGCTGTTTCTGTCACTTCCAATTGGCTACTGCACTAGCAAGAACTCAAGATGAAGACAACGACGCTGTTTGGGAAGTCAAGGGAAGCAAGTGGACAAGAGTCATCCCTGATTTTTCAAAAGATGCATTCGTTGTTACAAATGAAACTGCAAGTGAAGCTTCATTATCACCTATGTTATCTGTTGGAGATTTATGGTGTCGGTGCAGGGACCTCATGATGCAGCTGATGCTCCCCGAAGGTTTTCCTAATAGTGTTACCAGCGATTACTTGGACTACTCTCTTTGGCGAGGCGTACAAGGCGTTGCCAGCCAAATTAGTGGTGTTCTCGCCACTCAG GCGTTGCTTTATGCTGTTGGATTGGGGAAAGGGGCTATTCCAACGGCAGCTGCAATCAATTGGGTGCTCAAAGATGGAATTGGGTATCTTAGCAAAATCATGTTATCAAAATTTGGAAGGCATTTCGATGTTCATCCCAAAGGGTGGAGATTGTTTGCTGATCTTTTGGAAAATGCTGCTTTTGGATTGGAGATGCTAACTCCTGCTTTTCCACACTATTTTGTTATCATTGGTGCGGCTGCTGGAGCTGGTCGCTCTGCAGCTGCACTCATTCAG gtaATTGCTAAGGGCGAAGCACAAGGAATGGTGAGCAAATCTATTGGTATTATCCTAGGTATCACACTGGCTAACCACATAGGCTCCTCTACGCCTCTTGCTCTCACTTCCTTTGGTGTTGTCACATGGATTCACATGTTCTGTAATCTAAAGTCATATCAGTCTATTGAACTAAGGACTTTAAATCCCTATCGTGCAA GTTTGGTGTTCAGTGAATATCTCCTTAGTGGCCAAGCTCCTCCAGTCAAAGAAGTTAATGATGACGAACCACTTTTTCCAGCTTTACACTTCCTAAATATAAAGCCAGCAAAGAAA TTACAGTCAGTGGCTCTATCTTCGGAAGCAAAGGATGCAGCTGCTGATATTGAGTGTCGACTGCATCTGGGATCAAATCTCAGTGGTGTAGTTAACAATAGGGAGGATGCCCTTGCattgttaaatttatataaagatGAACACTATATTTTGACTGAGCATGATGGAAAATTCTGT GTTGTGCTTAAAGAAAGCTCCTCACCTCTAGACATGCTGAAGTCATTGTTCCAAGTCAATTATCTGTACTGGTTGGAGAGAAATGCTGGAATTGTAGCAAGAGGTGCCTCCACTGACTGCAGACAAGGTGGAAGGCTACAAATATCTCTAGAGTATGTGCAAAGGGAATTCAACCATGTCAAGAGTGACAGTGCAGCAGCAGGCTGGGTCACTGATGGACTTATAGCAAGGCCTTTACCTAATAGGTTTCGTCCTGGTTGTCTTGGGTCTTTGACTTCAAGTTAA